In Halomicrobium zhouii, the sequence ACAAGTGGTATGGAGTTCGAACTCCTCGGCTGGCCGTCGGACGGCCCTACGCTCGAACTCGACTGGCGACGATTCAGTTACGCCGGGAAGTTCGTCATGTCCTCGACGGGGAAAGTCGTCGCCAGGGACGGCGGCACCGTCGTCGCGGCGCTCGCGTTCAACGAGGACCGGACCGACCCGGACACGCTCTGGTTTCGCTACGTCACCGTTCGGGAGGACCGCCGGGGCGAGGGAATCGGTCCGAAGTTGCTCGATTACGGAATGGGTCGCGCGAGCGAGCGCGCGTACGGGAGAGTAAAGATTGCCGTCAACAACCCGTTCGCCTACGAGGCCTGCTATCGCGCCGGCTTCGCGTTCACCGGCGAGACAACCGGCATCGCGGAACTCGTGCTCGCGTGGACGCCGGGGAACGACCCCGACGGCGATTCCGACAGCTATCGGGAGGGGCTGGACAGGTTCCGAGAGCGCGACCTGTCTGACGAAGAGGAAGCGTTTCTCGCCAAGCGCACGGAACGGCCGTCACCGAACGGCGCCTCGAACGCCGAGTAACGGTCGAACGCCAAGTAACGGTCGAACGCCGAGTAACGGGCGGGACGGTCCACTCCCGGTTCGCCACCGACTCACTCGGCCGGGTCTGACTCGACCGGGTCTGACTCGTACACGCGCGCGCCACAGTCGTCGCAGGTGACGGCCGCGACTTCACGAGTGGAACAGCAGGACTCGACCGTGTCGGTGCCGAACGAGAGCGGCCCGCTGCAGGCGGGACACGTCGTCAGGTACAGCCTGAGACCGTTGAGTAACTCACCCCGCTGGTCGACCCGCAGGTCGTCCCACTCTGGGAGCCGGTCCGCGAGGACGGCGGCGCCGGCCACGTCGGCGAGGAAGGCCGACCGGGACTCCCACGTCCCGACAGGGGTCCCGTCACAGTACGCCCGGAACGCGGCGCCGTGTTCCTCGAACACCACGTCTCCCCGTGAGACGGCGAGGACGTCCAGCAGACGTGCCCGGGTCACGTCCTCCGTCCGGAGGACTGCCACCGCTTCGTCGACGGACCGATCGGCTTCGGTCGTCAATTGGAGTTCGGTGCCGTCCTCGGACTCGGTCAGTACTCCCCCCTCGAGGAGCGTCGATTCGACGTCGACTGCCGCTTCCTGTTCGTGTTGGACGGACTGGTCAGAGTCGCCGGTTCCCACGAGGCCGGTAGTGTCGTGTTCCTTCCCGAACGCGGCCAGCAGCCAGTCCGGGACGTACCGCTCGGTCAGCGTCGGCGTGCCGGGTACGAGGTAGCCGCGCAGGTAGATGGTTCCGAGTCCGACGACGAGGACGGCGGCGCTGGCTGGCACGGCGAGTACGGGCACGTCCAGTCGGAACGTTGCAGCCTGGACGGTGAGCGCGAGACCGAACGCGATGCAGACGTTCACGACGGTACACGGGAGACAGCGGTTCTCGCCGGTGTACTGGCCGTGTCTGAATCGAGCGATGCGACCGTCCCCGGATCCCATACGTGTGTCGTCGGATCAAACGCCAAAGAACCTTCTCGTTCCGACGATTCCCGGGACCCGGGTCGGCCTGACGGTCGACCCCATCTGGCGGCTGCCCGGCAGCCGACAGTATCAAGCCCTGCACTGTCCTACGGCCGGCCAATGGGTAATTCAGACCTCCGGGCGCTCGCCGCGATCGAAGACGTCTCCTTCGAGGACGTCTCGGGGAGCGTCGTGGCCGTCGACGCGCACAACTGGCTCTATCGCTACCTGACGACGACGGTGCGGTTCACCCGCGACGGCGCGTACACGACCACGGATGGGACCGAAGTCGCGAACCTGATCGGCGTCGTCCAGGGCCTCCCGAAGTTCTTCGAACACGACCTGACGCCGGTGTTCGTCTTCGACGGCGCCGTGACGGACATGAAGGACGACGAGATCCAGGAACGGCGGGAGCAGCGGGAGCAGCGGGAAGAGAAACTCGCGGACGCACGCGAAGCGGGGGACGTGACCGAGGTAGCCAGGCTGGACTCACAGACCCAGCGGCTTACGGACGC encodes:
- a CDS encoding GNAT family N-acetyltransferase, with the protein product MEFELLGWPSDGPTLELDWRRFSYAGKFVMSSTGKVVARDGGTVVAALAFNEDRTDPDTLWFRYVTVREDRRGEGIGPKLLDYGMGRASERAYGRVKIAVNNPFAYEACYRAGFAFTGETTGIAELVLAWTPGNDPDGDSDSYREGLDRFRERDLSDEEEAFLAKRTERPSPNGASNAE